GATCTGTCTGTACCAATACACAGGTCAGAGGGGAGcaagaaaagcttgaaaagtCTTTCAGTGCGTTGGGTGctcagagaaaaagcaggatgGCAATTGCATCATACACTTGCCTTGGAGACAGAAAGGCTGTCTACAAATGTCTTGGCCACACACGAGGAAATCACAAAACACTTGTGATACAGGGGCTGAACAAGACCACAGTTAAAGTCCACTGCAGTATCTAGACTTCTCAGCTCTACACAGATGCCCAACTCTCATAGGAAACCATACAGTGACGGAGTAGTTGGAGGAATAGAATACATAGATGATGGAGAAGCTGCTAGTGTTTTAAGAGGGGTGATTTACTGCTCTTAACATGCTGAGAATGTTCAGTATATTTACTTCCTATAATTAAACTCTTGCATGTTTTACTGCAGGGCCATCATTGCCGGACTACCTCCTTTAGCACTCCTACCATATTTGTGCTAAAGCAGTAAACTGCTGCAGCAAAGTGTATACTTCTGCAAATCTTAGATTTTATCTTGATGATAGCAAATAAAGCAATGTCCAATTTTCTCTATAATTATCTGAACAGACCAGATATAATGGTATTATCCAAATGCTGCTGATGAAAAAATGTACACCTCAATGGGAGGACCATCAACTGGGCTGCCATGCAGTTGGGAAGGTGAGTCAAATTCAGTACATATATACAAATTGTCCACTGTAAGTATCATTGATTAGACAATTCAAAGTGATAGGTATGTGAACCGGTCCATTCTTACTGTTGCAGGAGCCATAAACAGAATCAGAATGATCTCGGGAAAGAAGTACCGACGGGCAGACGGGACGGGACGGGTTCGCACCACCGCCTCTATGAGGGGCAGGCGGCTACATggggccgccccctccccgaAGGAGACGGTTGCGCTGCCGGGGGCCCACGGCCGCCCTCGGGCAGCCGGACCCCCCGCCGGCgcctccccgcagccccacaAGATGGCGCAGTGTGACCGGGGAGGGTCCAAGCGGAAGCGGCGGAAGGAAGCTCCGCTcgctgtgccgtgccgtgccgtgccgtacCGCACCGCACCGCGCTTGTCCTCGCcggaagggagggaagaagcaCCGGAGGCGACTCTGCTCGGCTCCCCTTGCCCACCGGAGCCCCAGGCTGCCCGGGTGGGTGCGGGGACGGCGGTGCCCCTGTGCAGGCAACGGCCCAGGCCTCCCGCCTCGCTGGGCCGCGGCGGGACTGCTGAGGGAGGGGCACCCGGGGCGAGCGGTGGCGTGAGCGGGAAAGCAAACGGCTCGGAAGGGAGTTTTGCTTTCGGCGCCCGGGCGCTTGGCGGGGGCGGAGAGGTGGTGTTTATGGCACGCACATCGGCTGTAGGGGCTCagggcttttcctttcctctggaAAATGTCGGCCTCCGTCCTGAGCGGTGCGGGAGCTCGGGCGAGAGGGGTCCTCCGTGTGCTGGGGGTTGGGGCCGGGGTGAGCCTGGGCGTAAGGGCTTGTTTTCCTGCTAGCCCTTAGATTTAATTGTTTGCCCTATTTGGCAGAGGTGAGAGTTGCTCCTCGGTTTTGTGATCCTTAAAGTCACTGACCAGAGTCTGGGCACGGCATCTGGGAGaccaggaaattaattttgcctttaaaagcaATAGCCTGGAAGTTTCATACTTCTACTCGTTTATGACTAAACTGACAAGCCATATATGAAACATAAGCTAAGTGGGGCTACTAATAATTGCACAGCACTTCACTTTTGACCTCTGATTTTTGGCCCAaataggttttgggtttgtgtccTGAATCTCAGAGAAGACAGACCCTCTTTTTAGGAGCAGCAGAGGATTACACTGTCAGAGGCTCTGCTCAGGTCAAAAGAGCCATAATGCGTATATTGAAGTTTGATCTGGGTGCTTTGTTTGCAGGTATAGTGGTTAAATGTGGATTGTCACTGCATTGAacataattttctcttctgtgtaaTTTGTTTCCCTTCCATTTGCAGGAATTACTACTATTGGTGTAAGAACATTGGTGTGAAGACATCATAGTGATAGGTAGGTCTTCACATCTCAACTGACTCTCCTGTTGGGATGACAGCCAGCCATAACTGTATCCTAAGTGCTGGACAGTGTATTTACAGCCATTCACAAATAAGAATGCATTGTATAGTGTTGAGAATTTTtaccctttcttctttttaatggaaatacttGTACTGCCAACTGTCCTGGCAATCACAGGCTTAAATTTCTGTGTGACTGTAACTAGGGCACTTTGGTATTAAAGTTAATGTCATACACCAGCAATGCACAGTATTAATCTGAAGCAGAGAGTGTCAAAACACTTTTCAGACATTTCCGTCTTCTGGTGGTAATTCTGCACCAAGAGTAAGCATTAGAAGtgtaacatgaaataaatatttgtgggAAGATGCACACTGTTgatgttgtttttcttgctgaactcttcagatgttttttaaaagcacatagTAGAGTTCAAATTACACAGTGCAAATTCATGTTTAACATCTTAAATTGAGAAACTAAACTGCCACGGGTTGTTGTGGAAAGACTTAGTATACATGGGTTCAGAGAAATGATACATTCTGGCTTTAAATGCCAAAAACAGTTTGGAGCTGAAAAAAGTATCATCTGAACTACTACTTCCTGAAATCAGGAGGAATGTAACTAGAAAAGTAATTCCTGTATGCATACTCTATTGTATAGTGTTACTATTTTACTGAGTGTTTCTTACCACCCATGGCCAGAAACTGGATACTGAGTTAAGGACGTCTGGCGTGACTGAAGAACGCTAAAGGACCAGggacaaaagcagcagtgggCAAAGCATGTGGTCAGTTGTCTGTTGTTTTGGGCATTTCTGATTTaaacataatttgttttttcaggaaagctttacataaatgttttttgttgAAATCTGAATTTACTGACATTTCACCTTCctataataacattttatattttaataccATGCAACAGGTTGATTAATGTTGTGCTCATCGGTGTTCTGAATAAAAGTCAAACCCTCCTTAATCCCGCGTTGGTAGGTCTTGCTGAGCTGTACCTGTCACCCCCAGTATGGCAGCCATGTGGCAGCACAACAGCCAACACACCACTAGAGGGTTTTGCTCCCGGGGTATGAATTACATtaccaagtttaaaaaaacagtatttcatcaTTGTGTTTTGCAGTAGGACATTGTCTCAACTTCCTTTAACTCCAGTGGAATTAAATGCTATCATTGCTTTgatcagatttatttattttactaatgCTTACTTGCCTCAAGTTGGTATGGAGACAGGCATGTTTTGATGAAAAGGAGTACATCCATATTTAATTATCAAtggggaaatattttaaaactgagaaaaggaagtaataaaatttataaaaaaacaacttttccaTCATTAATGGTCAGCATAGGCAAACAAATCTcctgattttaaattttacatgtTCTGGTGAGTTTCATATGTTCAGTTGCtgctatatattttttaaatataaattatagaAGTAGAGtgatgatatttattttctgcttcttgtcatGTTTCGTATTTTATGTAGTTTGGAAGAGtaattcagctgaaaataaaacaaactcaTTCTTTAATTTAGGGTTGCAACTTGCAACATTGTTATGCTCTGCTTTATATTTGTTGTCTAatgtttcatttatgaaaataactgaagtttctgtgtttggaaaaaCAGGTTTTTCATATTTGGTAAACTAAGATAGTTGGATAGTTTTGCCagggtttttcccctcccccttcagGGAGCATATGTACATGTTGCGTACTAATAATAAAGTCTCCGACTTCATCATTTAGtgctttaaaaagtgtatttacaTTAAGCTCTGAACCTGATTTCTGTTTATGCTGAAGCTAGTTCAAAGAATATTTTGTCATGTAGAAATTAGAGTGaccatgaaaatgaaatgcacatactttttctgaagtggaaaatggaagaattgGCTACCGTGGACTTAGGTTTTTAAGTATGAGAAAAAGATACTACAGCAGCCTTGACAGTATCCAGAGGTATATGGGAAAGGGACAGAAATCTGTACGTCATGAGAGTGAGATAAAAGTTTTGAAGAGCGCTAGCGTGGGAGATGGGGTGTTTGAAATGAACAAAGAAGGATAGCCCAGGAGTCTTCTATATATGTGCGGGTTTTGAGTGTTACAAGTCACCACAGTGCTTTAGTGACCTCAGGGCTgggttttcctcttcctccaagcagGAAGGTGAGAATACAGTGAACTCTCACACTTTGGTTGCCTGATTCCTGATCCTACAATCCTTTGCTCGCATGAGTCCCATTGATTGCAATGGGGCTGCTCATGTACGTAGGGCTTCTGTTAGATGGGTTGGTGTGACCAGGGCATTATGGGTTTAGCTTGGTGTGTGCTTTACAAAGGACAATAATTTGCCTTTGTAGTAGCTGCatgatttacattttctttgaatatgGCCAATCCCCATTCTCCTTTCATTCAATATGACTTGTCTTAAGAGGCAAAAAGTTGCTGTTTAATCAGTATTGTTAAATATGAGGCAGAACACAACTGGTGTAGGTACTGTAttcatgcattttgaaaaatcctGGTTTCATGCTGGTATAAATCTACAACAGTTTTAAGTGCTGTTTTGGCTATATTCCAGTATTGCTGGGAATAGCATTTGACCATGTCTTAGGGGTAGCAATGGCAGTTTAGCATACTGGATTTCTGCTAGCGTTCACTGGTACTCACCTAACATAAAGTTCAAGTTGAAGCTGCGAGCATCAGGAGAAACATGTGGATGAAGCAGCTAACATCTTAATGTAATAAAATCACTGTCAGATAGGGAGAGGATTCAGAATCTATCTCAGTGATTCATGCTGgtaaattacactgaaaattatgGTAATTATAAATCCTGCCTGGTGGTTATAGATATcttgttctccctctctccccctcctttttctttatttttttttcttctccagttgCCCCTCTTCCTTTCACCTTTTCCTCACatttatcacattttaaaaatgtgattgcaACCTGATTtggcttgttttctttatggGAGGCAGGATcagatgtctgaaaaaaaaaaaaaaaaaaagagaaataaagtgaaagaaGGGATTGTATGCAGTTCGAAGTGCACTATAGGTTTAAACAGAAATCTTACTACTTGAATGGAGTCAGGATAGGTTTAATCATTTTGTGGTAGTTGCTTCTTTTATAGCTGTCCCTGTGCAGGCACCACTAACGAGAGAGAACAGTGTGTTTCATTTAAGTTTATGATTTTTGTTTGGCATTAATTTGGAAACTAAAGGTTGTAGAAACATAAAGCAtgggagaaaatagaaaagggttatggggaaaaaaagtgttcagtCCCAGCATTTTAGGCTGCATTGTGCAGAAGGCTCCCTTTTAACCTTCTTACTGTAGTGAGGAATTTTAAGGAATGGGATTTTTACTGATGCTAATCAAAAACTATAAATAAGAGACTTCAACTAGCTACAACAGAGAAGGGATATTTAATAGCTGTAGGCCATAATACTCaagtttaacaaaaatatatttggtgCTTGTGACCATcttaatacatatatttttaatgaattaaaaagctactgttttcttttctagttcaCCTTGATCACCAGGAAAAATTCCACAAGACATGGTAAGCGGTCTTTATGGATTTCTATGTGACAACTTAGTCGCATTTTACATACAAAATGCACATAAACACTTTTATTGAACTGTCAATGCAGACGTGTAAAAATTAGATGTGAAAGTATctaaattgctttgaaaatagaaTTCACATTACAACAGTGAGCGATTTGGGATGATACTCCTGGGAAGAGACTCCAGAGACATAACAGGAAAATAACAGAGGACTCTGATCATTTGCCTTAGATTTATAGCTTTTGTTTCCTTGAGGAAATctcttatttccatttattccaCAGCTGAAAAAGCACAGACATAGAACTAAGTTAGACTTTAAAgtgttcttttcccttttctaccCCAATGTAGAACATTtctgtaacttcttttttaacAGATGTATTCTTAAAATTCAACTGTAAAAGAGGTTTTCAAGGGTAACTTTcaacaaaaaagccacaaaaaataGTTGGACAGGCACCAGCATCACAGTTCCGTCTACATGAACTGgctttttgtcttcctttccccTAAATTAACAAGTGGAGCTAGTCAGCTAGACAAATCAGCCAGCTGGATTCCAGAGTTTTCAGTAAAGTCATCAAGGCcctttttagaaacattttagaAGAACTGGAGATATTTTTTGAGCTTTAAAAGAATATGTTGtcttctttgaaaatacatagAATGTAGGAGATACCTGCTTTTGTCAAGCTTCATGATGTTtcaaaactggatttttaagtagtggaaaaaatagacaaaatgtTCTGAAAGTAACCTGTGAACGTATCAGATTTGACAACAGGACGTTCTCATCTGGCTGCTGAAGGATGAGGAGTCACTGTGACATTCTTAAGCAagaacagtaaataaaacattgttcATCCCAGCTTTTAGGTGGTTGGATGATTAAGAATGAAGAAATTCCATATGGAAGGCAGATGCTTTGCTTGCACCCACTCATCTTGGGAATAAATCTTCTGAAATGCATGGTCTTGTAGCAGCACAAGGTTGaaccaagagaaaaatcagaattaagtTTTGCTTCCATTAATTGTTACTTTTTAAGAAAGGTAATTTGTCTGGACTTTTAAATCACGTAGCTGAGCCCCACAGCCCTTCACAAATAGGGTGCAATTTTTGATCAGAAATTCTTGAGGAATGCAAGTTTGTTGTAGTGGGTTTTCTTTATGTACTCTATTAGCTGGAGGTATGTTGTTTCTCAGAGAGCTTACCAATGACCTTAAAAAAAGAGGGTTTATAGATTTAAGAGACTTATAGATCTCTTATGGGATAATGGGCtcaattttgcagaaagaagggaaacGTAAGAGTTACAATTATTATTCCAAACTCTCTAGCATTTGCATTATTGCCTGAGAAccagaaagtgaaaacaaatgcaagtaAATGAAATTAACCTCTCTTGATACTGTTAGCATTAAATGGAAAGTATTTcttaggtttgttttttctgttttgttttgggacttttttccccaggaaaatcATTCTTTTAAGGCTATGGAATGGTGCCAGTGCAGATCAAAAAAACATgcttaaagaaagatttttgtcttgtatgccctttgtaaaaaaaaaaaaacaaacacaacactCATAAAGGACTGTAAATGTCACATTCACCTCTGAAAACCTCAGCTAATCTTGCCATAGTTTTGAGTGTTTTCCAAAACATGGCTTAATTAAAATCTTCCAATTTAAAGTACAGGCATTCTATTTTGGCCTAGAcgaaagattttttttttgtggaaattaAGATGTGGacgggaaagaaaaaaacatttgctatttcttttacttGTTCTAGGCTCTAGTTTACTTTATGGCCTTTTCTTAAGATCTTTTATTATCCCCTCTTCTTGACAGTAGGATGAGGAGGGAGATTAAACGGCCTGTAGGAAGGGGGCTTAAGGCTAGATAGACTGTGGGGCTTTGTAGTTGCTGGTGAAGTCTGAACAGCatgaaactgttttttcaggaaaactaAGATTAGCTGGAAGACAGGAGAAGGTGTGTTACTGTGTGTTTCATTCTACAGAACTATTTTTCCGTATTTATCAGTGGTACTTTGTTACCCCTTTTCATACATTGGTTGCTGATGAGTACAAAAGGGAGATTTACTGGCAGCTTGCACTTCACCAAATACAGTCTTGTTTTTGATCGAGGCCATGATGGATATATGAACTTGGCTGAATTGCCATTTGACCTTTTCTGAGAAACTTATTTGGCAGGCAGATGGAGGAAATATGTTACTGGATAAAATGAATGCCTTTGTTTAATATGGAAGAATTTTAAtctcttgtgttttctgtctgcGGATTTGGAAATCAGGTGTAGGTGTAATACATACACCTTGGAATGATTCAGTTTTTACAACTCACATGAGTGGCTAAGGAATTGTGGAATATATCCACAAGGCATAGCCCCTAAAAACAACTGATTCCCACTGTAGTAGCACAAACACTTGGAAAATACCTTCTAGACACTACAACTTCTCTAATTTTTCACGGGTAGTTGTGTTGATGAAAAAACAATCTCTTGTAAGAGTAACAAAGTGTAGTGCACTTGCACTGTGTTAATACTTGTCCTCTTTCAGGTCGATATGGTTTATCATAGGGAAAGGATGACTGATGATTAAAAGGCAAACTTTGCACATGTGTTTAGTGTTTCTCCCCTGAATTACcgtttgttttctctcttttttttttttttttcttgtgtgtgtgttctttccctctcccccatgCTTTGACCACAGGAAGACACTGAGCCATGGTATTCTCAGCGAGTGTATGCAAAATACTGGAAGCACTATGACTTAGCCATGCGCTGGATGCGTAGACACCAGAAAGCCTACAGGAAAGCCATGGAGTCCTTTTATCACCTACCGTGGCATCCTTTTGCAGCTTCTCCAAGTAGCCGCTACTCAGATTGGGATGGGGATGATCTCCCACATACCCAAAACTACTCTTGCAGCTATAGGCCACATGGCAGAGCTCAGTACCATGGGGGAGCTCAGCGCTACACAGACACCCGCCAAGGGAGGGAGGATGCTGACAGGGACTCCGAAATGGAGGAGGACTCTGAGTCTGAAGGGGAGATAGAATATGACTTGAGTAACATGGAGATCACAGAGGAGCTTCGTCAGTTTTTTGCCCAGACGGAGAGGCACCGGGAAGAACTGCGTAAGTCCATGCTGGTTCCATGTTTTCTGGTATTTGGTGGCCATCACATTGAGTGATGGATGGCTTCAACATTTACAGATTTTTGTAACAGTTTGCAGAAATAGGTGCCGCAAGTGAGCAAGCCAAATAGAATGAAGCAGGCAAAACCGGTGGGTGCACCTAAGTACTGTTCATTAGAAATAAGTGTCAGAAAATGTTTGAAGGTTTTTGgttaagagagagaaaaaatgatgactgcaaagtgaaaaatgtgtCCAAAAGACAATATTCATCTTCAGTGCTGAAGGAGAAACTCCAGAATTTTTATGGTTAAATCTAGTTAACATGCTATGTGTCAGAGAGGAGAACCCAGAGGAAGTGCTTTACTACATCACTAAACCCTAGAGTAAGcctcaatttattttataacaCAGAGCAGCCATTTCGTTTGTTATTTTTTGGCTAACCCAAAAGTAAAGTTCCAcgtcctttttcttctccccctgcATCCCTAGGGTACTCTTTATTCTGTATTGTACCACaagtttctctttgttttgcatCTTGATCTGGACTCAAGTCCTTAAGCAGGGAATATAAGCCAAAGACTTAAGATTTTTCTCAGGTCTTACTCCTCAGAGATATTGGTcatctttgtttctgtgaaatctttaaaagaaataaaatattatgctGTACTTTATTGACACTTTACTATATATACAAATGTTGCTGGCAAATTTATTGTCTGTTTTAAGAAAGCAGCAtgatgaaaataacttttcccCCATGACTCCAATAGGAAATACCCAGAATGAATGTTTAATAGAGCTTTCTCTGAAAGAGGGAAATGTTCTAAAACTGCATAATAAAGGCAATGATTGGCAGGGAGAGATAAAAACTGTGTTATTTTAAGTTCGTTGATCAGAGGGTATCCAGTGAGCTGAAACACTTAACTGCACGCTTCTCATCAGTATGGTGCACAGTTGCTCTGGTTAGCAGAGAAATGTCAGTTAAGGAGCTCAGTGGTTGTACCTGACACGCATCCCTTTTTCATCACGGTTTTGCAGAATCAGC
This sequence is a window from Balearica regulorum gibbericeps isolate bBalReg1 chromosome 1, bBalReg1.pri, whole genome shotgun sequence. Protein-coding genes within it:
- the GEMIN8 gene encoding gem-associated protein 8 isoform X1; its protein translation is MEDTEPWYSQRVYAKYWKHYDLAMRWMRRHQKAYRKAMESFYHLPWHPFAASPSSRYSDWDGDDLPHTQNYSCSYRPHGRAQYHGGAQRYTDTRQGREDADRDSEMEEDSESEGEIEYDLSNMEITEELRQFFAQTERHREELRRQQELEAEDQYVEADQDLHKRTGRSVQPPAERPGERRMAEMKKLYGAEAAKIQAMEAAMQLIFDRNCDKKQPKYWPIIPLKL
- the GEMIN8 gene encoding gem-associated protein 8 isoform X2, with product MRWMRRHQKAYRKAMESFYHLPWHPFAASPSSRYSDWDGDDLPHTQNYSCSYRPHGRAQYHGGAQRYTDTRQGREDADRDSEMEEDSESEGEIEYDLSNMEITEELRQFFAQTERHREELRRQQELEAEDQYVEADQDLHKRTGRSVQPPAERPGERRMAEMKKLYGAEAAKIQAMEAAMQLIFDRNCDKKQPKYWPIIPLKL